From Bacteroidia bacterium, the proteins below share one genomic window:
- the rpsL gene encoding 30S ribosomal protein S12, with translation MPTIQQLVRKGRETITSKSKSPALDSCPQRRGVCTRVYTTTPKKPNSAMRKVARVRLTNGKEVNAYIPGEGHNLQEHSIVLVRGGRVKDLPGVRYHIVRGALDTAGVNGRMQRRSKYGAKRPKKA, from the coding sequence ATGCCAACTATACAACAATTAGTTAGAAAGGGTAGAGAGACAATCACTTCAAAGAGTAAGTCTCCTGCACTTGATTCTTGTCCACAACGTAGAGGAGTGTGTACACGTGTTTATACAACTACCCCAAAGAAACCAAACTCGGCAATGAGAAAAGTTGCAAGGGTTAGATTAACCAATGGAAAAGAGGTTAACGCTTATATTCCTGGTGAAGGTCATAATTTACAAGAGCACTCAATTGTATTAGTAAGAGGAGGAAGAGTGAAAGACTTGCCCGGTGTACGTTATCACATTGTTCGTGGCGCACTGGATACAGCAGGTGTAAACGGAAGAATGCAAAGAAGATCTAAATACGGAGCAAAAAGACCTAAGAAAGCGTAA
- the rpsG gene encoding 30S ribosomal protein S7, translated as MRKIKAKKRVLLPDPKFNDTLVTRFVNNMMYSGKKSVSQAAFYDALDIVEKKISEEPVLETWKKALNNVTPTVEVKSRRVGGATFQIPIEIHPDRRIAMGMKWLIGYARKRNEKSMAEKLASEIIAASKGEGAAVKKKDDTHRMAEANKAFAHFKV; from the coding sequence ATGAGAAAAATAAAAGCAAAAAAGAGAGTATTGTTACCTGATCCAAAGTTCAACGACACTTTGGTAACTCGTTTTGTTAATAATATGATGTATTCCGGAAAGAAGAGCGTATCACAAGCTGCTTTCTATGATGCATTAGATATAGTTGAAAAGAAGATTTCTGAAGAACCTGTCTTAGAGACATGGAAAAAGGCTTTAAATAATGTTACTCCTACTGTTGAGGTTAAATCAAGAAGAGTAGGTGGGGCCACTTTTCAGATTCCGATTGAGATTCACCCTGACAGAAGAATCGCTATGGGAATGAAATGGCTGATTGGCTATGCAAGAAAGAGAAATGAAAAGTCAATGGCTGAGAAATTAGCTTCTGAAATTATAGCTGCTTCTAAAGGTGAAGGAGCTGCTGTGAAGAAAAAAGATGATACACACAGAATGGCAGAGGCAAACAAAGCTTTTGCTCACTTTAAAGTTTAA
- the fusA gene encoding elongation factor G: protein MANKDLSFVRNIGISAHIDAGKTTTTERILFYTGKTHKIGETHDGSATMDWMEQEQERGITITSAATTTFWNFPTHDGKKTPDSKTYQINVIDTPGHVDFTVEVERSLRVLDGAIALFCSVGGVEPQSETVWRQMNKYGVPRIGFVNKMDRSGADFLKVVKQIEDRLGAKPVPLQIPIGAEETFKGVVDLIKNEAIIWDEATLGATYTEIEIPEDLKEVAHEYREKLIEAIAEFDDSLMEKFFDNPDSITEEEINNALRAATLSLKIVPLMCGSSFKNKGVQTLLDAVIKFLPAPTDVEAVKGTNPDTEQEVIRKADVNEPFAALAFKIATDPYVGRLAFFRVYSGHLDAGSYVLNTRSGKKERISRIFQMHSNKQNPIDGIDAGDIGAAVGFKEIKTGDTLCDEKNPIILESITFPEPVIGIAIEPKAQADVDKLANGLSKLAEEDPTFRVKTDEETGQTVISGMGELHLEIIVDRLKREFKVEVNQGAPQVAYKEAITKIFTHREVFKKQTGGRGKFADIQFEIGPADEDFQGEGLQFVNQIVGGAIPKEFIPAVQKGFAESMKNGSLAGYPIDRMKVRLFDGSFHAVDSDSLSFELCAKAGFRESAKNAGPVILEPIMKLEVLTPADYMGDVQGDLNRRRGMIEGIDERAGAQVVKAKVPLSEMFGYVTSLRTITSGRASSSMEFSHYDQVPRNLAENILKTVKGNTSNA, encoded by the coding sequence ATGGCAAACAAGGATTTAAGTTTTGTAAGAAATATTGGAATATCTGCTCACATTGATGCAGGCAAAACCACCACTACCGAGAGGATTTTATTCTATACCGGTAAAACCCATAAGATTGGTGAGACTCATGATGGTTCTGCGACAATGGACTGGATGGAACAAGAGCAAGAAAGAGGGATTACCATTACTTCTGCTGCTACTACTACTTTTTGGAATTTTCCTACCCATGATGGCAAGAAAACTCCTGACTCAAAGACATATCAAATTAATGTAATTGACACACCCGGACACGTTGACTTTACTGTTGAGGTAGAAAGATCATTGCGTGTATTGGATGGTGCGATTGCTTTGTTTTGTTCTGTAGGTGGTGTAGAGCCTCAGTCTGAGACTGTATGGAGACAAATGAATAAATACGGTGTTCCAAGAATTGGTTTTGTAAACAAAATGGACCGTTCCGGTGCTGACTTCTTAAAAGTAGTGAAACAAATTGAAGATAGATTAGGAGCAAAACCTGTTCCTCTTCAAATTCCAATTGGTGCTGAAGAAACTTTTAAAGGTGTAGTTGACTTAATTAAAAACGAAGCTATTATTTGGGATGAAGCAACGCTTGGAGCTACTTATACTGAAATTGAAATACCTGAAGATTTAAAAGAAGTTGCTCATGAGTATCGTGAAAAATTAATAGAAGCGATTGCAGAATTCGATGATTCTTTGATGGAGAAATTTTTCGATAATCCGGATTCTATTACAGAAGAAGAAATCAATAATGCATTAAGAGCTGCAACACTTTCATTGAAAATTGTTCCTTTGATGTGTGGTTCTTCTTTTAAGAACAAAGGAGTTCAAACATTATTAGATGCAGTTATTAAGTTTTTACCTGCTCCAACAGATGTTGAAGCTGTTAAAGGTACAAACCCTGATACCGAACAAGAAGTCATACGTAAAGCTGATGTCAATGAACCATTTGCTGCTTTAGCATTTAAGATTGCTACAGATCCTTATGTAGGAAGACTTGCATTCTTCCGTGTATATTCAGGACATTTGGATGCAGGTTCTTATGTCTTAAATACACGTTCCGGAAAGAAAGAAAGAATTTCTCGTATTTTCCAAATGCACTCAAATAAACAAAATCCTATTGATGGAATTGATGCCGGAGATATTGGAGCAGCAGTCGGATTTAAAGAGATTAAAACAGGGGATACATTATGTGATGAGAAAAACCCTATTATTTTAGAATCTATCACTTTCCCTGAACCGGTTATTGGTATTGCAATCGAGCCTAAAGCACAAGCTGATGTTGACAAATTAGCAAATGGATTGTCTAAACTTGCTGAAGAAGATCCAACATTTAGAGTTAAAACTGATGAAGAAACCGGACAAACTGTAATTAGTGGTATGGGAGAGTTACACCTTGAAATTATTGTTGATCGTCTAAAAAGAGAATTCAAAGTGGAGGTTAATCAAGGAGCCCCACAGGTTGCATATAAAGAAGCTATTACAAAGATCTTTACTCACAGAGAGGTGTTTAAGAAACAAACAGGAGGTAGAGGTAAATTTGCTGATATTCAATTTGAAATTGGTCCCGCAGACGAAGACTTCCAAGGAGAAGGCTTACAGTTTGTTAATCAAATTGTTGGAGGTGCTATTCCAAAGGAATTTATACCTGCAGTACAAAAAGGGTTTGCTGAGTCCATGAAAAACGGTTCATTAGCAGGATATCCTATTGACAGAATGAAAGTTCGTTTATTTGACGGTTCATTCCATGCTGTTGACTCAGATTCATTGTCATTTGAATTGTGCGCAAAAGCCGGGTTCAGAGAATCTGCAAAAAATGCAGGACCTGTGATACTTGAACCAATCATGAAACTTGAAGTATTGACACCTGCTGATTATATGGGTGATGTACAAGGTGATTTGAATAGAAGAAGAGGTATGATTGAGGGAATTGATGAAAGAGCCGGAGCACAAGTTGTAAAAGCTAAAGTTCCACTAAGTGAAATGTTTGGATATGTTACTTCATTAAGAACAATTACTTCAGGACGTGCAAGTTCAAGTATGGAGTTTTCTCACTATGATCAAGTACCTCGTAATCTTGCTGAAAATATTTTAAAAACTGTAAAAGGAAATACATCTAACGCTTAA
- the rpsJ gene encoding 30S ribosomal protein S10, which yields MVSQKIRIKLRSHDHNLIDKSAEKIVKSVKITGAVVSGPIPLPTQKKIFTVLRSPHVNKKAREQFQLSSYKRLIDIYTSSSKTVEALMKLELPSGVDVEIKV from the coding sequence ATGGTTAGCCAGAAGATAAGAATAAAACTAAGGTCTCATGACCATAATTTGATTGACAAATCTGCAGAAAAGATTGTTAAATCAGTTAAAATCACCGGAGCAGTTGTGAGTGGACCAATTCCACTTCCTACTCAAAAGAAGATTTTTACTGTACTTCGTTCTCCACATGTAAATAAAAAGGCAAGAGAACAATTTCAGTTATCTTCTTACAAAAGATTGATTGATATTTATACTTCTTCATCTAAGACTGTTGAAGCTCTTATGAAGTTGGAGTTACCAAGCGGAGTAGATGTAGAAATTAAAGTTTAG
- the rplC gene encoding 50S ribosomal protein L3, whose translation MQRLIGKKIGMTSVFNSEGNNIPCTVIEAGPCVVTQVKTKEKEGVNAFQIAWGDKKEKTWKKTEVGHFKVSGTTPKRVVVDVRNPRIERKVGEVIDATIFNEGEYVDVVANSKGKGFQGVVKRHGFAGVGESTHGQHNRLRAPGSIGACSTPSRVFKGMRMAGRTGNKRVKITNLEIIKIYPDRNLMLIKGAVPGYNGSTVILEK comes from the coding sequence ATGCAAAGATTAATAGGAAAAAAAATCGGAATGACAAGTGTCTTCAATAGTGAAGGGAACAATATTCCTTGTACTGTTATTGAGGCAGGTCCTTGTGTTGTAACTCAAGTTAAAACTAAGGAAAAGGAAGGGGTAAATGCCTTCCAAATTGCTTGGGGAGATAAAAAAGAAAAAACTTGGAAAAAAACTGAAGTTGGACATTTCAAAGTATCTGGTACTACCCCAAAAAGAGTTGTTGTAGATGTTAGAAATCCAAGAATCGAAAGAAAAGTTGGAGAAGTGATTGATGCAACGATTTTCAATGAAGGTGAATATGTTGATGTTGTGGCAAATTCAAAAGGAAAAGGTTTCCAAGGTGTTGTAAAAAGACATGGTTTTGCCGGTGTTGGAGAATCCACTCACGGACAACATAACAGATTAAGAGCTCCCGGATCTATTGGTGCTTGTTCTACTCCTTCAAGAGTATTTAAAGGAATGAGAATGGCAGGTAGAACCGGAAATAAAAGGGTTAAAATTACCAACCTAGAAATTATTAAAATTTATCCTGATAGAAACCTTATGCTTATAAAAGGTGCTGTACCCGGATATAATGGTTCAACTGTAATATTGGAAAAATAA
- the rplD gene encoding 50S ribosomal protein L4, protein MEAKVYNSKGEFAGRKVTLPNEVFGIEPNDHAIYLDVKLFLANQRQGTHKSKDKSEVAYSTRKLKRQKGTGGARAGSRKSGTIVGGGRIHGPRPRNYGFKLNSKLKNLARISALSYKAKEDKVMVIEDLSFDKPSTHAFSHLLKNMNIEGTKTLFLVHNSDNNTILSGRNIPNNKIAQANSLNTYEIVNSHNLILTEAAINIINDTYKK, encoded by the coding sequence ATGGAAGCGAAAGTATATAATAGTAAAGGCGAATTTGCCGGTAGAAAGGTAACATTACCAAACGAAGTTTTTGGTATTGAACCTAATGACCATGCTATTTATTTAGATGTGAAATTGTTTTTGGCTAACCAAAGACAAGGAACTCATAAATCTAAAGATAAATCAGAAGTAGCATATAGCACACGCAAACTTAAGCGTCAGAAAGGTACGGGCGGAGCAAGGGCCGGTAGTAGAAAATCCGGAACCATTGTAGGTGGAGGTAGAATACATGGACCAAGACCAAGAAACTATGGTTTTAAATTAAATAGCAAACTAAAAAATCTTGCTCGTATTTCTGCACTATCATATAAAGCAAAGGAAGATAAAGTAATGGTTATTGAAGATTTGTCTTTTGACAAACCAAGCACTCATGCATTTTCTCATTTGTTAAAGAATATGAATATTGAAGGCACAAAAACCTTGTTTTTAGTTCATAATTCAGATAATAACACAATTTTAAGTGGCAGAAATATTCCAAACAATAAGATTGCTCAAGCTAATAGTTTAAATACTTATGAAATCGTAAATTCTCATAACCTTATTCTTACAGAAGCTGCAATTAATATTATTAACGATACATATAAGAAATAA